The sequence below is a genomic window from Chanos chanos chromosome 16, fChaCha1.1, whole genome shotgun sequence.
AAATTCTGATTTTCAAACACTACTGTTCCAGACACCTGTTATATCTAACATGGGAGTCTACATTCAAATCCCTGTAAGTTTTTACTGTCTCATTTtagacagaggaagaagaagaagaagaagttgaagtactttgtcacacacacacactgaacagtgaaatgcagcctctgcatttaagccttcctaacaccagtgaacacacacacacacacactgcaagctAGCAATGGGCAGCTGTCATCGTGCTTTGGTCGaggtgggaggaaactggaacACCCCCgtgcaaacacagggagaacatgcaaactccacgctGAAAGGGACCTGGGGCGGACAGTATTCGAACCCAGGGCCCtcctgctgtgaggcaacagcgctaacCACTGAGTTACCATCgagacagacagattacacAACCACACTTCACTGTACTTAAACGTAAAAGATAAGATATGAGAGAACGTGAGCATATGACTCAGAGGAAGTCTACTGTGATGTAACATATCAGCTGGATGACACTGTGTAGGACAGAGACGGTGTCATTAAATTAGAGCAGAGATAAAACTACAGGCCGAGGAGAAGTTAGCTTAGCACCAGATCACTGCACTCAGATGTGTAACAGccaaaatgtgataaaaatgaaatatgtaacaCAAATGTAACCCAGTGTAACTAAATGAACAATTGTCGCGTTATCCCTCATGCTGCTCCTAGTCTTAATGGTGTGATAAAAGAGACCAACTGTAACAGGGTGTTACAACAGTTTACTTCGGGTTGTTACAATATTCCTGAAGATGTAGGGAAACATCACGGTACTCCTGGAGCCAAAAATTGTATTATTGCACCTCAGGATATTTGATCTGTCAGTTATGGTTTTGTGTTCTGTAGAAATGATACCTGTAAGctttatgaaatattcatagTATGAGTTATAGTCGTCCCAAAGAAGAGGGATCCAATGCAGGGACACATCCTGTGTTTAAATGCTATGTTACAGCTTAGTATAGGACGGATAAGATCTAAGTCTTAGGGCTGGGCTTGACAGTACCAACAAGAGCATGTTGCCATGACAATCCCACTTACTGGTACGTGTCGGCGACGTTGCAGAGGTGAAGGGGCGCGTTGCCGTCGGCGGCCAGGACATTGGGGTCGGCTCCGTGGTCGAGGAGCAGTCGTACGCAAACGTGGTGTCCTCCCGAACAGGCGTCGTGCAGCGCCGTCCGACCCCCGGGGTCGTCGTCCACCTCGGCCCCCCGAAACAGCAGCTCCTCCACGCAGGCAGAGTGCCCCCTACTGGCTGCCAGACGCAGCGCGGACGTCTGCTTCACTTTGGAGGAGAGGGTCCACATACctgcaggagaggagaggagaggagaggagaggtgaggagagaagaagggaaaaaggaaacaaaaagacagacaaagaaaaagggaaaaagacataaaatattCCGTAATTCTCTAACGTACTCTTTAAAGCTGACACGTAATAGAAAACACACGAAATAAAATATCCTGTAATTCCAAGCATAACATTTCAGTTCCGGACTGGCACGTTCTGGTCTACCCATTAACGCCTCACGCCGCAATTTAAAATGTTACTCCGCCGAAGATATAAAGTCCACCCCTGTATGTGCTGAAATGAAGCCCTACCCATCTCTGGAGTCCACACCATCTCTTCATGCACCGTCTCCATCAAAGCGTTCACCATGCCCGGCTCTTTAAGCACTGCGTACACCCCCCGCATGTCCCCGCACATGAAGGTGTTGTGGACGGCCGGGTCCCTGCACCTGAGCTGAGGGGGCGGGGCCCGGACCTCCTGGATCTTCCCTTGCTTGCGTGGGGGGGTCCTGGTCGCCGCGGCGACGGACAGCGGCCTCCGCGCCAGGGCCCGCCTCTGGGCGAGGGCCCGCCGCTGGTCCTCCCACTCTTGCACCTCCCTCTCCAGCCTGAGAGATCGAAGGGAGGCCGAGGTGAAAGCGAAGGTATCCCGGGACATGGTCCAAAGGGTTTCTGAATTTTCTCCCTCTCGTGGGACCTGGAATCACCCACGCCAAAGGTAGAATGATTATGACAGGGAATAAAGGGGCGATAAGcaaaaaatgaacatatttgaCAGGTAATGaaagtaaatatgtgtgtatcaagaaaaaaatgccattagtGTAGAGAGGCGCACAAATGATGTCAAACTGAGTTTGTTAAAGTAGCTTAAACATTCACTTTTATTACAGAGGCATTCATTTTTAAGCAAAACGATTAAAAGCAATAATTGCTCACCTTCAACCTTAAACCTAGGGACAATATGGAGGTTAAGTCAGTCAGCTATACTCTGAACATGCCAGTCTCATCCCAACTCTTACTGAAGACATCAAAACAGTCGTCAAAGAGTTTTTAACAGTGGTAGAATTATTTTCACAATTTTTCCTATCCGGTAAAAGAAAAGTTCGTTTACCCGTTCAGGAGAACGCAGTCACGAGATATTGCTGGCCCAACATGCGTTTGAGTGCTTGTTATTAATAGACTAGAATGCAAGCCGATACATTTACTTTAAACGTTCACAACATGAACAACAGGTGGCGCTACGATAAACGTTTTACAGTTGCGTCATCACGTACGGTCAACATCACAATTACGTTTACGCCTCTTGAACGTGGCGGCGCCAAGGTGTGAATTCAGACCAACGTTTTCAAACTTGAAAACATGAAACAGTAAAAGAGGATTGAGTCGTTGTTTTCATTAAATTGACAAGTTGTAGACTGAATTAAAATCAAGTGCATGGCGAAACAGCACGTAGATATCAAAGGACCCAAATGACAGCGATGGTATGGCTGAAGCAGTTTTACATCTAATTTTATTGCTAAACGACTAGCCAAGTTAGATAACTAACGCCATTTAAATTGTATCGTTGAACTTCTAATGTTTAGCCTTTGAACAAGCTTTACTAGCGACGTTGTCTGTCTTTAGGTTGTTGatctcagttctttttttttgtctaaaggCTAAAGTTGGTATGATTCATTTGGTGCCCTGTTTGAAATGCACTCTACTGTTTTTGCGTTTTTTTCAGGCATGCAAGTGGAATTCACTGTTCAGCGTTGGAGAGGAATTCGATGACGAGGTATTTAACGTTCGAGTTATTGCTAAATTATTACACGAACAGTCGGTGAAGTAGATTTACATATATCCTCGTGGTATACGTGAATGGAACGTGTGCATGGTTATGTTACGCACTATATGACGAGCCCATAGTTAGAGGGCACACAAACTTACAacattgctttatttatttatttatcttccgtcatgtctcacacatacaaccTCTATCCAGTGTTTTTCAACCCAGCCAacccctcccaacacacacacagtctctctctctctctcaaaaaagaaaagataaaaaaacatagttttgtttcagctctgtgcaagcacacctgattcaagTTATCAGCTAATTATGGAACTGTGAACTAATTGAATCAAGTGTGCTAGTGTAGGCCTGGAGAGCTTCTGGACTGAGTGCAGAAACACTGTTAAACCGACTAATCTCGCAAACTGTCTGACACGCTGTGTATGGGCTTTGTTAGGATTTGCTTGAAGCTGATTGGACTGTGACCCCAAAGCcctcctctgctgctgctgctgtctccTCTTCAGCTCTTCCATCTGCTGGTCTTCGAGCACCAACTGCCCCTGGTTCCTCTAATACGTTACGGGACTCGCTCAGCTCTGGTGACCCTCGGGGGAAGAACCAAGAACCAGGTGGCTCTGTCACACCTGACAATGGCTCCAGTCGCATTTCTATTACGGGACTCAAGGCTCTCTCTAACCCTgcgcctccctctctctccccctccatctccACTGCTCCCCCTCCTTGTCTGAGAGTACCTCTGGGAGGTTCAAAGGTCACCTCCTCAGTTGAACCTCAGCCGTCCGCCCGGCCGAAACCTGGTCTCCCGTTGGGCTTCCATGGGAACGCCCTTCCTCAGGATGACTTTGATGACTGGGATGTGGATCTGGAGGACCTGGATGAAATGGTTCCTCAAGTCCCGCCTGGGCGGGCCCCGGTCACCGGCCCGTGGGGGTCTACAGACGACAACGGCGACGGTTCCCCATCTAAGAGGATGCGTGCGTCTGCCTGCGGCACGGGACTTCCGGCCGGTCCCAGTCTGAGAGGGACCAGCTCTGGAGCTCAAGCTCCAGCTCCCCCACATCTTCAGACCCCTGCATCTCTCCCTGGTCCTCCCCAGAGCCCCGGTTTTGCCATCGGGGTTAGAGCGTCCGCCCCACCCTGTTTTACAAACCCTGTCACCCCCAGACCCGTCAGGCCACCGTCCAGTTGGCAAGGAGGACTACTGACCCCCCCTTCGTCAGTGAGACCCACGGGGGCTCTGTTTCAAGTGGTATCCCCCGCCCCTTCTCCTGTTTTCACACCCCGCCCCCTCCACACACCTGTCTTGACCAATCATCTGGTTCAGCTGGTGTCTGCAGCCAATAAGACGCCACAGAGGCCTCGAGGTGACGTGGGGAGATCCAAAACCCGCCGTTTTCCCGGACCAGCAGGAGTACTGCCGCAACAGGTCAGAGGAGAATAAATGGCCTCGTTTATGTTTATTATGAAGCGTAAAGTCGGTTTGTGGTTCCAAAGTTGTTTTTGGACAGGAGTTTTCTGTTTGGTAGTGTAGTGCTGACATGACAGAAGTTCCTTTGTCAAGTTGGTCAACAATGCTACCCGATGCTTACCTTGTGTTAAACTGCCTTTTCTATCTGTGTCCAATCACGTAGCCCATTGGGAGGAGCTTGGATGACGTCGTTGTCACCGTCCCACAGACGCCTGCTCACGGAGCTGTGGCCCGTCTACACAGTGaggtacgtacacacacacacacacacacagacaatatatACATTCCACAACTGCAAGTATATATGTACCtttgatatttttaataaaacatccAACACACCTGTTCtgactcacacattcatatcaaaTCATTATACTGTAGGGTGTGAATGCATATCTCAAATGTTCTCATGTCAGTGCAGTTATATAAACGTGTTGACTGGCAAATGCAGATATGAATcgtcacattgtgtgtgtgtgtgtgtcaggtctcCAGCTCTCAGACgagcgaggaagaggaggtaaGCATGGCAGCGTGGCAGGCGATGAAGGCAGAGATGGGATTGGACGAGAAGAATCCCTCCTGTTTCCTGAACTCTTACAGCGTCGTCATGGTACTCCGAAAGGTTAGCACAGCACTGTGggctatttttcttttcttttacacagGCAGTAAATAACCATTTATAACCATTTTTTCCCTATCACtccatttccatttcttcctcttttgtttttttttttttttctttttgagggtTTCTCACCATGGTTACTCTTTCATGCTTCTTTTTTGCTaatgatactgtgtgtgtgtgtgcgtgtgtgtgtctgagaggtggttgttgttgttgttgttgttagggTATGTTATTAAAATCAGGCCTAATGGGGAGGCCTAGTACTTGTGGTGATTATAAGAAACACCATCAGTCACCCAAATGTGATTATTATTctaattttaatgtgttttctctgaagcGCCATAATGAGTCAGtgttaatgacacacacacacacacacacagagagagaaccgCATAGGCATGAATAATTCATGAGGCAAGTGCTGACaaatgtctctgattggctctagGGTTATTTCTGGATGCTTTTGGGAAttcagatttctttctttctttctatacATTGCAATTGCATTTCTCACTGTTTGCTCTTGTTCTTAATCATTTAATTCTgttgtttattaattttttctctctctctctctctctctctctttgtctttgtgtctctgtctctgtcaggctGCTCTGAGGCAGTTGGTGAAAAATAAGGTCCCCAACATGGCCATCATACTGAAAAgtatactccacacacacacagatgccaaAGCAGTCTTCAGAGACCCCAcaggtaatcacacacacacacacacacacagagagagtactgTTTTGCACTGCTTTGTCATCCCTCTGCACAATTTTACTTTGGATGTGGTCCCATGGCTGGAGGTGAGGTTCTGCATGTAGTTCCAAGAAATAAATGTTATCCTTGAGGCAGGAACCACATTAAGCAACAGGGAACTATTATGGGGTGAAGCTAGCAGCACTTCTTCAGTGATTATTTTGGTTTGACCAATCATGCGCGAATCAACACACCACCATTTCTAATGAAATACCCAGTGATtgcttgccaaaaaaaaaatcagctagCTTACTCACCATTGTGAAGCAAAGAAGAAgacatgtctttttcttttttgcctcaAACACCACATTGAATTTAGATATTAATGACGTGAGTGGTTGAGAATAGAATAGAGCTTAATGGCCAGTTTGGAGAAAGTGGCATTTAATGTTAATTTGCTTCCCAAATCCTTTACTTCATTACTCTCACATCAGATATAAAAGTGTATGATGTctctctacgtgtgtgtgtgtgtgtgtgtacaggtgaaATGCAGGGCACTGTTCATCGGCGCCTCCTAGAGGACAGGCAAAGTGAGCTCAAGCCTGGAGCAGTTCTTCTTCTGAAACAGGTGAAAAGCTCAAATTTTAGATAAACAGtcaaaacaagtgaaatattttaaagttcTGAAAcgactcactgttttttttctttctttgtaaagGTGGGTGTTTTTTCGCCATCCCACCGGAATCACTATCTAAACGTCACACCAAACAACCTCCTCAAAATTTACCCACCTGACGGAGTCTTCAAGACCTCCACAAAGctatcccagcatgcactggtGAGTACGTTGTCAGCCCTGTGCATCACTAGTTTCTGGAATGAAGTAGcataagggagaaaaaaaaaatctgcttcaTTAACACAGATATGACCAAATATGGGAATGTCTTGTTAATTTATGAGTAATAGTCTTTAATGGCACATCACAGTTTGGAAACAGCAGTTACACaatctctttttgtttcagtttctctttgtttttcttttttttccccctcctctgtgGTGTTTGTTAATTAAGCTATAATTGTTCTCTGTGCTATTTGGTTACAGGAGCCTGTCAGCTCGCAGTGTGGAACCACcggaccagcagagggcgccgTCGTCTCTCAGATGGAACTCCGCTTCGAGGATGATGACGAAGAGGAAAAGGACAGGGCAGAGAGTCAGGTCACCTTTATCCCGGCTAACACGGCATCTTGTGCCAATAAAATGCCCCAGAAAGACACAGGAATAGGGGATACTGCATGggatgcaggtgtgtgtgtgtttgtgtgtgtgtgtgtgtttgtgtgtgtgtggggggggggtgtctgttaCGTGTCTGTTTTTTGGGTCAGGTGCCTAAGGCAAGGGCTCAtctggcataaaaaaaaaatctttcagttCATTTGGAGTCGACCACGATATCATCATCCACCTCCCACTGCACCCCCGGGGAAACTTTTTAAACCTGTATTTTAGGACATTTAGAAACAGACGGGAATTTAACTATAAAAgcaaagtgggggggggggggggggggggggagatccGTTTGATTTTAAGAATTGGCAACAGCAattaaaatgggttttttttgggagggggggggcatcatAGCACATCCCACTTCAACTAAAggtaaaaatgaacacagaaggGAGCAGTTaatttaatgaatttattttacaaagcCAAACACAGGCCGTGGTCGTTAAGCTTCAGATGAAAAGCAAAGAAGGATCTGGCAATGTTTGAACAAAAAGACAGGCATGatcaaaacacaacaccctTACTCTTAGATTAATTGATCTACTGCTGTGGTCTGTTTAAACATGATAATTAACCAAAGAAGGAGTGCCAGCTAACTGATTTGAAAGGTGCCTAAATTGTCAAGTTTAACTACAAGGtactttttctcatttcattttgtgtgtgtgtgtgtgtgtgtgtgtgtgtgcgcgtgtgtgtgtgcgcgtgcgcgtgtgtgtcttttaaagaTGACCTTGACGAGCTGCTGACAGAATTACCGG
It includes:
- the hrob gene encoding uncharacterized protein C17orf53 homolog gives rise to the protein MTAMACKWNSLFSVGEEFDDEDLLEADWTVTPKPSSAAAAVSSSALPSAGLRAPTAPGSSNTLRDSLSSGDPRGKNQEPGGSVTPDNGSSRISITGLKALSNPAPPSLSPSISTAPPPCLRVPLGGSKVTSSVEPQPSARPKPGLPLGFHGNALPQDDFDDWDVDLEDLDEMVPQVPPGRAPVTGPWGSTDDNGDGSPSKRMRASACGTGLPAGPSLRGTSSGAQAPAPPHLQTPASLPGPPQSPGFAIGVRASAPPCFTNPVTPRPVRPPSSWQGGLLTPPSSVRPTGALFQVVSPAPSPVFTPRPLHTPVLTNHLVQLVSAANKTPQRPRGDVGRSKTRRFPGPAGVLPQQPIGRSLDDVVVTVPQTPAHGAVARLHSEVSSSQTSEEEEVSMAAWQAMKAEMGLDEKNPSCFLNSYSVVMVLRKAALRQLVKNKVPNMAIILKSILHTHTDAKAVFRDPTGEMQGTVHRRLLEDRQSELKPGAVLLLKQVGVFSPSHRNHYLNVTPNNLLKIYPPDGVFKTSTKLSQHALEPVSSQCGTTGPAEGAVVSQMELRFEDDDEEEKDRAESQVTFIPANTASCANKMPQKDTGIGDTAFEGIGDSETVRALTASGRHEYLLWADLLLRTY